The nucleotide sequence GAATTGCGCCCCCAGCACTCCAACTGGCGAGCGTCTTGCCATCAGGTGAAAACGCAACGGCATTCACTGGCTCAGTATCATCTATGAGCGTTGCAAGGGGGACAGCAGTGGCGACATCCCATAACTGCACTTTGCCAGCAACACACCCACTTACCAGTGTTTCCCCATCAATCGAAAATGCCAAGGTCCATAGTGGATGATGGTCTCCTGCGGAAGTCGCGATCCTTCGGCGACGATGCACATCCCACAGTAAAAACGCATCCGATCCACCACTCGCGAATAGACTTCCATCCGGCGAGAACGCGACAGCCATCACATGATGTGTATCTCCAATAAAAGCGGATATCAATTCGCTATTGATCGGGTCCCACAGGCGGACTACGTTATGCCGGTCCACACTTGCGCGGATTGTACCGTCTGGCGAAAACGCAACCATTTTAGAGGGTCCTTCATCAATTATTTTAACAGTTCCGAGTACTTCGCCGCTTCGGACATCCCACCACCAAATTTTCTGAGACAATCCTGCGCTGGCGAGTGTGGTGCCATCTGATGAAAACGCCAAGGTCGTCGGGGCTTTCATGTCCTCACGACGAATCAACAACGCCTTGCCTGTCCTCATATCCCACAAATGGATTGTATCGTTGGCGTTCCCATTCGCGAGTATGGTACCATCGGGTGAAAATGCCAATGCTGTCAAAGCCCTCATACTTTCATGGCGGATCGTTTCTGCCTTTTCTCTCTCAATATCCCACAGATGGATTGTATCATCGGCGTTCCCCGTGGCAAGCACTCGACTGTCCGGTGAAAATGCCAACACAGATCCAATATCCTTATGTGCTATGGCAGGAAAGCGTTGATTGCCGTTAGTTGTATCCCAAAACCGGATTGTGCCGCTCCGATTCACAGTCGTAAGCGTTTTGCCGTCTGGTGAGAATGCCAGGGCACGCACCCAACCCGGATGATCTGTCGGAAATACATCTGTTGGAGTTATCCATTCAACTGCATCTGAATCTCCACCTATAGCGAGTTTTGTCCCATCTGGAGAGAATGCTAAAGCGTCAACCGACCAGTTATGTGAATGATGCTCCAGCTGCACTTCACCGGTTTTTATATCCCATACATAAAGCGTTGGCCACTCAGTCCCGCCACTGGCAATCATTTTGCCATCCGGTGAAAACGCCAATTCAGTGATAATATTATTAACATTATCATGCCGAGAGAAGGT is from Candidatus Poribacteria bacterium and encodes:
- a CDS encoding WD40 repeat domain-containing protein — translated: MTNHKYFIISIGLLLIFTVGHQDVNAQQHLPFGAKARLGINKGEISDVAFTPDGTQIAVASSIGIWLYDAATGTETALEPATPFGVSAIAFSPDGKTLATGSEEGAIWLRRIDTGAIRHFPPVHTREIFSVAFSPDAKTLASGSGDGTIGLWDTETGKLRSHLTGHTDAVNIVAFSPDGKVLASGSSDRTVRLWNTETGELRKTFSRHDNVNNIITELAFSPDGKMIASGGTEWPTLYVWDIKTGEVQLEHHSHNWSVDALAFSPDGTKLAIGGDSDAVEWITPTDVFPTDHPGWVRALAFSPDGKTLTTVNRSGTIRFWDTTNGNQRFPAIAHKDIGSVLAFSPDSRVLATGNADDTIHLWDIEREKAETIRHESMRALTALAFSPDGTILANGNANDTIHLWDMRTGKALLIRREDMKAPTTLAFSSDGTTLASAGLSQKIWWWDVRSGEVLGTVKIIDEGPSKMVAFSPDGTIRASVDRHNVVRLWDPINSELISAFIGDTHHVMAVAFSPDGSLFASGGSDAFLLWDVHRRRRIATSAGDHHPLWTLAFSIDGETLVSGCVAGKVQLWDVATAVPLATLIDDTEPVNAVAFSPDGKTLASWSAGGAILLWDWDKIRPDQ